One window of Nicotiana tomentosiformis chromosome 11, ASM39032v3, whole genome shotgun sequence genomic DNA carries:
- the LOC108943100 gene encoding IQ domain-containing protein IQM2-like — translation MSIEKTVSFRTMENAMEFSKISTEEKHEFYEFRRLESMNGESPKSPLVYTNSPKHEAALKLQKVYKSFRTRRKLADCAVLIEQSWWKLLDFAELKHRSISFFDLDKHETAVSRWSRARTRAAKVGKGLSKNGKAQKLALQHWLEAIGPRHRYGHNLHFYYVQWLHSQSKEPFFYWLDIGEGKELNPQNRPRTVL, via the exons ATGTCTATAGAAAAAACTGTCAGCTTTAGGACAATGGAAAATGCAATGGAGTTCAGTAAAATTTCAACAGAAGAGAAGCACGAGTTTTACGAGTTTCGTAGGTTAGAAAGCATGAACGGAGAGTCCCCGAAATCTCCTCTAGTATATACTAACAGCCCCAAACACGAGGCAGCTTTAAAGTTGCAGAAAGTGTACAAGAGCTTTAGGACTAGAAGAAAATTAGCAGACTGTGCAGTACTTATAGAGCAAAGCTG GTGGAAGCTATTAGATTTTGCAGAACTCAAACATAGATCGATTTCATTTTTTGATCTTGATAAACACGAGACAGCAGTTTCACGTTGGTCGAGGGCAAGAACTAGAGCAGCCAAG GTAGGGAAAGGCTTATCTAAAAATGGCAAAGCTCAAAAACTAGCTTTACAGCACTGGCTTGAAGCT ATTGGCCCACGGCATCGTTATGGACACAACTTGCATTTCTATTATGTCCAATGGTTGCATTCCCAAAGCAAAGAGCCCTTCTTCTACTG GTTGGATATTGGAGAAGGAAaagaatt aaatcctcaaaatcgcccaagaaccgtgcta